A single Camelus ferus isolate YT-003-E chromosome 3, BCGSAC_Cfer_1.0, whole genome shotgun sequence DNA region contains:
- the CAMLG gene encoding calcium signal-modulating cyclophilin ligand produces the protein MEPVAVATDSGDRPGAPAVSGLSASQRRAELRRRKLLMNSEQRINRIMGFHRPGTSAEEESQTKSKQQDSDKLNSLTIPSVSKRVVLGDSISAGATDQQSGMPEVKGTQLGDKLDSFIKPSECGNDISLELRQRNRGDLTADTAQRGSRHGLEQYLSRFEEAMKLRKQLISEKPNQEDGNTTEEFDSFRIFRLVGCALLAFGVRAFVCKYLSIFAPFLTLQLAYMGLYKYFPKGEKKIKTTVLTAALLLSGIPAEVINRSMDTYSKMGEVFTDLCVYFFTFIFCHELLDYWGSEVP, from the exons ATGGAGCCGGTCGCCGTCGCTACCGACAGCGGGGACCGGCCGGGGGCCCCGGCGGTTTCAGGCCTGTCGGCTTCGCAGCGTCGGGCCGAGCTGCGGCGGAGAAAGCTGCTCATGAATTCTGAACAGCGCATCAACCGGATCATGGGCTTTCACAGGCCCGGGACCAGCGCGG AAGAAGAAAGCCAAACAAAATCAAAGCAGCAGGACAGTGATAAACTGAACTCCCTCACCATTCCTTCGGTTTCTAAGCGAGTAGTGCTGGGTGATTCGATCAGTGCAGGAGCAACTGACCAGCAGAGTGGTATGCCAGAGGTAAAGGGGACTCAGCTGGGAGACAAATTGGACTCTTTCATTAAACCTTCTGAGTGCGGTAATGATATAAGCCTTGAGCTCCGGCAGCGGAACAGAGGGGACCTGACAGCAGATACTGCCCAGAGGGGTTCTCGCCATGGCCTAGAACAGTACCTCTCCAGATTTGAAGAAGCAATGAAGCTAAGGAAACAGCTGATTAGTGAGAAACCCAATCAAGAGGATGGAAATACAACAGAAGAATTTGACTCTTTTCGAATCTTTAGATTGGTGGGATGTGCTCTtcttgcctttggagtcagagcTTTTGTTTGCAAATACTTG TCCATATTTGCTCCATTTCTTACTTTACAACTTGCATACATGGGACTATACAAATATTTCCCCAag GGtgaaaagaagataaagacaACAGTACTAACAGCTGCACTTCTGTTATCTGGAATTCCTGCTGAAGTGATAAATCGGTCAATGGATACATATAGCAAAATGGGCGAAGTTTTCACAGATCTCTGTGTctactttttcacttttatcttttgTCATGAACTGCTTGATTATTGGGGCTCTGAAGTACCATGA